The following are encoded in a window of Vigna unguiculata cultivar IT97K-499-35 chromosome 8, ASM411807v1, whole genome shotgun sequence genomic DNA:
- the LOC114193737 gene encoding probably inactive leucine-rich repeat receptor-like protein kinase IMK2: MGSKNLSSKCFFYHKHFQNGVRNHFLRLFLLSWFIVVAVFGEERWDGVVVTQSNFLALQAFKQELVDPEGFLRSWNDSGYGACSGGWVGIKCAQGQVIVIQLPWKGLKGRITDKIGQLQGLRKLSLHDNLIGGSIPSSLGVLLNLRGVQLFNNRFTGSLPPSLGSCPLLQSLDLSNNLLSGTIPLSLGNATKLYWLNLSFNSFSGPIPTSLTRLTSLTYISLQHNNLSGSIPNSWGGSLRSHVFRLQNLILDYNFLSGTIPASLGNLSELTEISLSHNQLIGPIPNEIGSLSRLKTVDFSSNALNGSLPTTLSNVSSLTLLNVENNHLGNEIPEALGRLQNLSVLVLSRNQFSGHIPQSIGNMSKLTQLDLSMNNLSGEIPASFEDLGGLNFFNVSHNNLSGPVPALLGHKFNSSSFAGNIQLCGYSPSTLCPSPAPFGSPKEISENHGRKKLGTKDIILIVAGVLLVVLVTLCCILIFCLIRKRTASNAEGGGQATGRASASAATIEKGVPPVAGEAEAGGGEAGGKLVHFDGPLAFTADDLLCATAEIMGKSTYGTVYKATLEDGSQAAVKRLREKITKGQREFESEVSIIGRIRHPNLLALRAYYLGPKGEKLLVFDYMPKGSLASFLHARGPETAIDWPTRMKIAQGMVRGLLYLHSNENIIHGNLTSSNVVLDENTNAKIGDFGLSRLMTTAANSNVIATAGALGYRAPELSKLKKANTKTDVYSLGVVLLELLTGKPPGEALNGVDLPQWVASIVKEEWTNEVFDVELMRDASTYGDEMLNTLKLALHCVDPSPSARPEVQQVLQQLEEIRPEISASSGDDGAIPSTSE; encoded by the exons ATGGGGAGCAAGAACCTCTcctcaaaatgttttttttaccaTAAGCATTTTCAAAATGGGGTGAGGAATCATTTTTTGCGGTTGTTTCTCCTTTCGTGGTTTATTGTGGTGGCAGTGTTTGGTGAAGAGCGTTGGGATGGGGTTGTTGTGACACAGTCAAACTTCCTAGCACTTCAGGCATTCAAGCAGGAGTTGGTTGATCCCGAAGGCTTCCTGAGAAGCTGGAACGACAGTGGCTATGGAGCTTGTTCCGGAGGTTGGGTTGGTATCAAGTGTGCCCAGGGACAGGTTATTGTGATCCAGCTTCCATGGAAGGGGTTGAAGGGGCGTATCACTGATAAAATTGGCCAACTTCAGGGGCTGAGAAAGCTCAGTCTCCACGATAACCTAATTGGTGGTTCCATCCCTTCATCGCTCGGGGTTCTTCTCAATCTGAGAGGGGTTCAACTCTTCAACAATAGGTTCACAGGGTCCCtccctccttcattaggttccTGTCCCTTGCTTCAGTCTTTAGACCTCAGTAACAATCTGCTCAGCGGGACAATCCCGCTGAGCCTTGGGAATGCCACTAAGCTTTATTGGCTTAACTTGAGCTTTAATTCCTTCTCTGGTCCAATACCAACTAGCTTAACTCGCTTAACTTCTCTAACTTACATATCTCTTCAACACAACAATCTCTCTGGGTCTATTCCTAACTCATGGGGTGGTAGCTTGAGGAGCCACGTCTTTCGGCTCCAAAATCTGATCCTAGATTATAACTTCTTGAGTGGCACCATTCCTGCTTCTTTGGGCAACTTGAGTGAACTCACAGAGATTTCTCTCAGCCATAACCAGCTTATAGGACCTATTCCAAATGAAATAGGAAGCCTTTCTAGACTTAAGACAGTAGATTTTTCTAGTAATGCATTGAATGGAAGCTTGCCAACCACTCTCTCTAATGTGTCCTCTCTCACTCTGTTGAATGTAGAGAACAACCACCTAGGCAATGAAATCCCAGAAGCCTTAGGCAGGTTGCAGAATCTATCTGTTCTAGTTCTGAGCAGAAACCAATTCAGTGGCCACATTCCTCAGAGTATTGGAAACATGTCAAAGCTTACACAGCTTGATTTGTCAATGAATAATCTCAGTGGAGAAATTCCAGCATCCTTTGAAGATCTGGGTGGTCTTAATTTCTTCAACGTTTCTCATAACAACCTCTCTGGTCCAGTTCCAGCCCTGCTTGGGCATAAATTTAATTCGAGCTCATTTGCGGGAAATATTCAACTATGTGGATATAGCCCTTCTACCTTATGTCCCTCGCCAGCTCCTTTTGGTTCACCTAAAGAAATATCAGAGAACCATGGACGCAAGAAACTAGGCACCAAAGACATAATTCTCATAGTAGCAGGAGTGCTCCTTGTTGTCCTGGTAACACTTTGCTGCATTCTGATATTCTGCCTGATCAGAAAAAGAACAGCATCAAATGCAGAGGGTGGTGGCCAGGCCACAGGGAGAGCATCTGCATCTGCTGCCACGATAGAAAAAGGAGTCCCTCCTGTCGCAGGTGAAGCTGAAGCGGGTGGTGGTGAGGCCGGAGGCAAACTGGTCCACTTTGATGGACCATTGGCTTTTACAGCAGATGATCTCTTGTGTGCAACAGCAGAGATAATGGGAAAGAGTACGTATGGAACTGTGTACAAGGCTACATTAGAGGATGGAAGTCAAGCTGCAGTTAAACGATTGAGGGAAAAGATCACGAAAGGTCAGAGAGAATTCGAATCTGAAGTTAGTATCATAGGAAGAATTCGACACCCAAATCTTCTGGCATTGAGAGCCTACTACTTGGGACCCAAAGGAGAAAAGCTTCTAGTATTTGATTACATGCCTAAGGGAAGTCTTGCTTCTTTCCTACATG CTCGTGGGCCCGAAACAGCCATTGATTGGCCAACAAGGATGAAAATAGCACAAGGAATGGTTCGTGGGTTGTTATACCTTCATTCCAATGAGAACATTATACACGGAAACCTTACGTCCAGCAATGTGGTGCTGGATGAGAATACGAATGCTAAAATAGGTGACTTTGGGCTTTCAAGGTTGATGACAACTGCTGCTAATTCTAACGTGATTGCCACTGCTGGGGCATTGGGATACCGAGCACCTGAGCTATCGAAGCTTAAGAAAGCCAACACAAAAACTGATGTATACAGTCTTGGTGTCGTCTTGTTAGAACTCCTAACGGGGAAGCCACCTGGTGAGGCTTTGAATGGCGTGGATTTACCCCAGTGGGTTGCCTCCATTGTCAAAGAGGAGTGGACAAATGAAGTTTTCGATGTAGAGTTGATGAGAGATGCTTCAACATATGGCGACGAAATGCTCAACACGTTGAAGCTTGCTTTGCACTGTGTTGATCCTTCTCCGTCAGCACGACCAGAAGTTCAGCAAGTCCTTCAGCAGCTTGAAGAGATTAGACCAGAGATATCAGCCAGTTCGGGTGACGATGGAGCCATCCCTTCCACCAGTGAATGA
- the LOC114195141 gene encoding B3 domain-containing protein REM20-like: protein MTSAAKEYFFKIFSPEKHSETMVIPSCFVKSVRLGRRRIPKDIILRNVSGRVWCVKTRLVGHKIYFQEGWKVFQEENCIRKADFLLFKYDGTNVFKVVILEQSSRCERREVEEDEVIDITEEEENENSEDSMMEEEEDSDDEDEYLEPAIVSFFCISYECMNQFLLMIHLSGSGDSATSSIPKTEDPHLEDYEFDPRKYIQHENPYFEAKLYKNRPNELHVPANVLRDSSLTFPEEITLSRCRCFQSEDTKRNELRNNHCGFSRQTQMYSKVTKVSEWQDGRVCIKGWTSFCTKNKIKENDVCICEIVSGKDQIVRTLQVHVLGARNG from the exons ATGACTTCTGCAGCCAAGGAGTACTTCTTCAAAATCTTCTCCCCAGAGAAACACTCTGAAACAATG GTTATTCCAAGTTGTTTTGTGAAGTCTGTACGTTTAGGAAGAAGGAGAATCCCTAAAGATATCATCCTCAGAAATGTTAGTGGTAGGGTTTGGTGTGTGAAAACTCGTCTCGTTGGACACAAAATCTACTTTCAAGAGGGTTGGAAGGTTTTTCAAGAAGAGAACTGTATAAGAAAAGCAGATTTTCTACTTTTCAAGTATGATGGGACCAATGTATTCAAGGTGGTAATTCTTGAGCAATCGTCACGCTGTGAAAGGAGAGAAGTTGAAGAAGATGAGGTGATAGACATTACTGAAGAGGAAGAGAATGAAAACTCTGAAGACTCTATGATGGAGGAGGAGGAAGATAGTGATGATGAGGATGAGTACT TAGAGCCAGCAATAGTAAGTTTTTTCTGCATTTCTTATGAGTGCATGAATCAGTTTTTATTGATGATTCATTTATCTGGTTCAGGGGATAGTGCAACGAGTTCCATTCCCAAGACTGAAGATCCTCATCTTGAAGACTATGAATTTGATCCACGAAAGTATATTCAGCATGAAAATCCATACTTTGAAGCAAAACTGTACAAAAATAGACCCAACGAATTG CATGTTCCAGCAAATGTCCTCAGAGACTCGTCCCTTACTTTTCCAGAAGAGATCACCCTTTCACGTTGCAGATGCTTCCAAAGTGAG GACACTAAGAGAAATGAATTACGAAACAATCATTGTGGCTTTTCACGACAGACACAGATGTATTCGAAAGTAACAAAAGTGTCCGAGTGGCAAGATGGTCGAGTATGTATTAAAGGGTGGACAAGCTTTTGTACAAAGAACAAGATCAAAGAAAATGATGTGTGTATCTGTGAAATTGTATCAGGGAAAGACCAAATAGTAAGAACACTTCAGGTGCACGTGCTTGGTGCTAGGAACGGATGA
- the LOC114193465 gene encoding uncharacterized protein LOC114193465 produces MAYSRFLDVFSWIQNTPPITEWKTGSMSMSICSTNSSQPSLNLVIAKHHHQSSSLSLAIVADFSIPISLWTSKPFKPNTKTMRLTDGETISNLLVNFIQDVLNYGSNKKNVSYIKFPKLDYISNIQDIFNLAFLTLLFLVCIYEAPSDLRSSCLSSLKEQLAGCRSRQASKLLMKLLGSNLEEQWMRSVNLAITNWIVELQEAHHNGHITLRTPSPLFSYAFSTAGLWKVQLYCPVINMDVVNANNHPPDERLQFSLKYQQLEGVFQFNYKVIIKDKWVEIMVNIDNIRCDVLKLVDDSLMRERGAGAAEKHFPSRISLQLTPTLQHQVLSVSVGKSSENPVIEFGVEKGIEASFDPPNPYMGLSVSAGESTTVSLKPWKFEESVYGYSANLNWFLHDSTDGKEVFSSKPSKVAMFNPKAWFRDRYSSAYRPFTRQGGVIFARDEYGESVCWKVDKGVVGKTMEWEVRGWIWLTYWPNKHKTFYHETKRFEFRETLYLNI; encoded by the exons ATGGCTTACTCCAGATTTCTTGATGTGTTTTCATGGATTCAAAACACTCCACCAATCACAGAATGGAAAACAGGTTCCATGTCTATGAGCATATGTTCCACAAACTCATCTCAACCATCACTTAATCTTGTCATAGCAAAACACCACCACCAATCCTCAAGTCTCTCTTTAGCCATTGTAGCAGATTTCAGCATCCCTATATCTCTTTGGACCTCTAAACCATTCAAACCTAACACCAAAACCATGAGGTTAACAGATGGTGAAACCATTTCAAATCTCCTTGTTAATTTCATACAAGATGTCCTTAACTATGGCTCCAACAAGAAGAATGTTTCCTACATCAAGTTTCCCAAACTTGATTATATTTCTAACATCCAAGACATTTTCAACCTTGCTTTCCTCACCCTCTTGTTCCTAGTTTGCATATACGAAGCTCCTTCTGATCTTCGTTCTAGTTGTCTCAGCAGCTTGAAAGAACAACTTGCGGGGTGTCGGTCAAGGCAAGCATCGAAGTTACTGATGAAACTCCTGGGGTCCAACTTGGAAGAACAATGGATGCGTTCCGTGAACCTTGCCATCACAAATTGGATTGTGGAGCTCCAAGAAGCACATCACAATGGCCACATCACCCTCAGAACTCCATCACCTCTATTTTCTTACGCGTTCTCAACAGCTGGGTTATGGAAAGTTCAATTATACTGCCCCGTCATAAACATGGATGTTGTGAATGCAAACAACCATCCACCTGATGAGAGGCTTCAATTCTCTCTCAAATATCAACAACTTGAAGGTGTTTTCCAGTTCAATTACAAAGTCATAATCAAAGACAAATGGGTCGAAATCATGGTGAACATCGACAACATAag ATGCGATGTTTTGAAACTGGTAGATGACAGTCTGATGAGAGAACGAGGAGCAGGTGCAGCTGAAAAACATTTTCCTTCAAGAATCTCGTTGCAACTTACTCCGACACTTCAACACCAAGTGTTGAGCGTATCAGTTGGGAAATCCTCGGAGAATCCGGTGATAGAGTTTGGAGTGGAGAAAGGAATAGAAGCATCGTTCGATCCACCGAACCCTTACATGGGACTCAGCGTATCAGCGGGAGAATCGACAACTGTGAGCTTAAAGCCATGGAAATTCGAAGAATCTGTTTATGGGTACAGTGCAAATTTGAACTGGTTTCTTCATGATAGCACTGATGGGAAAGAAGTGTTCTCGTCAAAACCTTCGAAGGTTGCGATGTTTAACCCAAAGGCATGGTTCAGAGACAGGTACTCGAGTGCTTATCGCCCTTTCACGAGGCAAGGAGGAGTTATTTTCGCGCGTGATGAGTATGGAGAAAGTGTGTGTTGGAAAGTGGATAAAGGTGTTGTGGGGAAGACGATGGAGTGGGAGGTTAGGGGTTGGATATGGTTGACGTATTGGCCTAACAAGCACAAGACATTCTACCATGAAACCAAAAGATTCGAGTTTCGAGAAACACTGTACCtcaatatttga
- the LOC114193397 gene encoding protein EARLY RESPONSIVE TO DEHYDRATION 15-like isoform X1 gives MEVIFQSSTSSRLNPNAPMFVPLAYRTVEDFSDEWWDLVHSSSWFRDYWLRECYQDPQFQNEVFDFEFDLDLEEYENEGKEGKEVVSLEVLKWRSCGGGWAEVPRYAEKAPKFIKPRVSPRAIHQPR, from the exons ATGGAAGTGATTTTCCAGTCCTCAACCTCCTCCAGGTTGAATCCCAACGCTCCAATGTTCGTGCCGCTTGCCTATCGGACGGTGGAAGATTTCTCCGATGAATGGTGGGATCTGGTTCATTCCTCTTCGTGGTTCCGTGACTACTGGCTCCGCGAGTGCTACCAAGATCCCCAATTCCAAAACGAAGTTTTTGACTTCGAGTTCGACCTAGATCTGG AAGAATATGAGAATGAAGGGAAAGAGGGAAAAGAGGTGGTGTCTTTGGAGGTGCTGAAATGGCGAAGCTGTGGAGGAGGTTGGGCCGAAGTACCTAGATATGCTGAAAAGGCTCCCAAGTTTATTAAGCCCAGAGTGAGTCCACGGGCTATTCACCAGCCCAGGTAG
- the LOC114193736 gene encoding sorting nexin 2B-like has product MMSHDFNDEHNQIMHASQDDEVMESLILDEDGGDDYVHRQSHRSTPPHSPNSPFNSFLDPPSYADAIFTSFDSNGHDQAIDKTPARSGCEDYLHIVVTDPQKEQDLATSLVPGSATFYTYLITTRTNFPEFGGEGTEFAVRRRFRDVVTLADRLSETYRGFFIPVRPDKSTVESQVMQKQEFVEQRRVALEKYLRKLATHPVIGRSEELRVFLEAKGRLPLARTTDVASRMLDGAVRLPRQLFGGEAEVAEVAQPAKGGRDLLRIFKELKQSVTNDWVGSKPLVVEEDKEFMERKDKLVDFENHLSNVSQQAESLVKFQQDMGETVGELGLAFVKLTKFETEEAIFESQRVRAADMKNVATATVKASRLYRELNTQTIKHLDKLHEYLGTMLAVNNAFSDRSSALLTVQTLSSELASLHSRVEKLEVASSKIFGGDKSRLRKIEELKEAIRVTENAKICADREYERIKENNRSELERIDQERNSDFQSMLRGFVVNQAGYAEKMAAVWEKLAEETAAYSRDSS; this is encoded by the exons ATGATGAGTCACGATTTCAACGACGAACACAATCAGATTATGCACGCCTCGCAAGACGACGAAGTAATGGAGTCGCTGATCCTCGACGAGGACGGCGGCGACGACTACGTCCACCGCCAGAGCCACCGCTCTACGCCTCCGCATAGCCCTAATTCCCCTTTCAACTCGTTCCTCGACCCTCCCTCCTACGCCGATGCGATCTTCACCTCCTTCGATTCCAACGGCCACGACCAAGCCATTGACAAAACCCCCGCCCGATCCGGTTGCGAAGACTACCTCCACATCGTCGTCACGGATCCTCAGAAGGAGCAGGACCTTGCGACCTCCCTTGTCCCCGGCTCTGCCACCTTCTACACCTACCTCATCACCACACGCACCAACTTCCCCGAATTCGGCGGCGAAGGCACCGAATTCGCCGTCCGGAGGAGGTTCCGCGACGTCGTGACGCTCGCGGACCGGCTGTCGGAGACCTACCGCGGGTTCTTCATCCCGGTGAGGCCGGACAAGAGCACTGTGGAGAGCCAGGTGATGCAGAAGCAGGAGTTCGTGGAGCAGCGGCGCGTGGCGCTGGAGAAGTACCTCAGGAAGCTAGCGACGCACCCGGTGATCGGGCGAAGCGAGGAGCTGAGGGTGTTTCTCGAGGCAAAGGGGCGGCTTCCGCTGGCGAGGACCACCGATGTCGCATCGCGGATGCTCGACGGCGCCGTGAGGCTACCGAGGCAGCTGTTTGGGGGTGAGGCGGAGGTGGCTGAGGTGGCTCAACCGGCCAAGGGCGGGAGGGACTTGCTCAGGATTTTCAAGGAGTTGAAGCAGTCTGTTACCAATGATTGGGTTGGGAGCAAGCCCTTGGTTGTGGAGGAGGATAAGGAGTTTATGGAGAGGAAGGATAAGTTGGTGGACTTTGAGAACCATCTTAGCAATGTCTCTCAGCAG GCTGAATCCCTAGTCAAGTTTCAGCAAGACATGGGTGAAACAGTGGGTGAACTAGGACTGGCTTTTGTAAAGCTAACTAAATTTGAGACAGAAGAAGCCATATTTGAGTCTCAGAGGGTACGAGCTGCTGACATGAAAAATGTGGCAACTGCAACGGTTAAAGCAAGCAGGTTATATAGAGAGCTGAATACACAGACAATCAAACATTTG GATAAACTACATGAGTACCTTGGGACAATGCTAGCTGTCAACAATGCATTTTCTGACAGATCAAGTGCGTTGTTGACTGTTCAAACACTCTCATCAGAATTAGCTTCTTTACATTCGCGGGTGGAAAAGCTTGAGGTTGCTTCATCCAAAATATTTGGTGGAGACAAGTCTAGGTTGCggaaaattgaagagttaaaaGAAGCCATCAGAGTTACTGAGAATGCTAAAATTTGTGCAGATAGAGAGTATGAACGAATCAAG GAGAACAATAGGAGCGAACTTGAAAGAATTGACCAAGAGAGAAATAGCGACTTTCAAAGCATGCTGCGAGGGTTTGTTGTCAATCAA GCAGGCTATGCGGAGAAGATGGCAGCTGTGTGGGAGAAGCTTGCGGAAGAAACAGCTGCTTACTCAAGAGACAGCAGCTAA
- the LOC114194736 gene encoding PRA1 family protein B3-like: MATPPTLPISSQSNASVGAASQSQPPIATPAFRAFISRMSSSLRQAFSQRRPWSEMVDRSAMSRPDTLAEAYSRIRKNFSYFRVNYVTLIAFALAVSLITHPFSLLVLFGLLASWSFLYLFRPSDQPLVLFGRTFADRETLGMLVVLTVFVIFLTSVGSLLISALMVGLGLVCAHGAFRVPEDLFLDDQESNSTGFLSFLGGAAASAAAPAVARV; this comes from the coding sequence ATGGCCACTCCACCGACACTTCCAATTTCTTCCCAATCCAACGCCTCCGTCGGCGCCGCATCGCAGTCTCAGCCTCCGATAGCCACACCGGCGTTCCGCGCCTTCATCTCGCGAATGTCCTCTTCTCTCCGCCAGGCCTTCTCGCAGCGCCGGCCGTGGTCGGAAATGGTCGACCGTAGCGCCATGTCCCGACCTGACACCCTCGCCGAAGCCTACTCTCGGATCCGCAAAAACTTCTCCTACTTCCGCGTCAATTACGTAACCCTAATCGCGTTCGCGCTAGCCGTGTCGCTCATCACGCATCCGTTCTCGCTCCTCGTCCTCTTTGGCCTACTTGCATCATGGTCATTCCTCTACCTCTTCCGCCCCTCCGATCAGCCTCTCGTTCTGTTCGGACGCACCTTTGCCGATCGGGAAACCCTAGGGATGTTGGTGGTGCTCACCGTGTTCGTAATTTTCCTCACTAGCGTTGGATCCTTGTTGATCTCCGCTCTGATGGTTGGATTGGGATTAGTGTGCGCGCACGGCGCGTTTCGCGTTCCCGAGGATCTGTTTCTCGACGATCAGGAGTCTAACAGTACGGGATTCCTCTCCTTCCTCGGGGGTGCCGCCGCTTCTGCTGCCGCTCCGGCGGTCGCGCGCGTGTAA
- the LOC114193397 gene encoding protein EARLY RESPONSIVE TO DEHYDRATION 15-like isoform X2, which yields MEVIFQSSTSSRLNPNAPMFVPLAYRTVEDFSDEWWDLVHSSSWFRDYWLRECYQDPQFQNEVFDFEFDLDLEYENEGKEGKEVVSLEVLKWRSCGGGWAEVPRYAEKAPKFIKPRVSPRAIHQPR from the exons ATGGAAGTGATTTTCCAGTCCTCAACCTCCTCCAGGTTGAATCCCAACGCTCCAATGTTCGTGCCGCTTGCCTATCGGACGGTGGAAGATTTCTCCGATGAATGGTGGGATCTGGTTCATTCCTCTTCGTGGTTCCGTGACTACTGGCTCCGCGAGTGCTACCAAGATCCCCAATTCCAAAACGAAGTTTTTGACTTCGAGTTCGACCTAGATCTGG AATATGAGAATGAAGGGAAAGAGGGAAAAGAGGTGGTGTCTTTGGAGGTGCTGAAATGGCGAAGCTGTGGAGGAGGTTGGGCCGAAGTACCTAGATATGCTGAAAAGGCTCCCAAGTTTATTAAGCCCAGAGTGAGTCCACGGGCTATTCACCAGCCCAGGTAG